The proteins below are encoded in one region of Deltaproteobacteria bacterium:
- a CDS encoding amino acid ABC transporter substrate-binding protein, translated as MKKRRLIAGLMSICICFLMLAGLSFPAAAQPKGKPIRLGGSMSITGPLADNAKWVKRGYEYWAERVNKSGGLLGRPVELIIYDDEGKPDKAVQLLEKVITVDKVDLLLGGYGGASVAAQMPVAERYGMVYVSMGGHMASFSQGFKYSFSATPMMGEWLGEAFYRFLESLPVADRPKSVAYIKLNNPIGRAGQAVDRKWAEKLGMKIVVDEFYDPPLSSADALITKAKERNAELLYCTQFFPDAILTVRSAKALGYNPKFFQQSIAATSPAWTKLLGPDANYVYQGVIITNTLPYPGIVELNKLVKEKWGEPDAPEYFLFGYSWPETLQRGVEGAKSLKQDAIRDYLRTHEISILSGKFKFDERGLPAPYSYVVQVLNGQTQVVYPSSGKSKAVYPKPAWGK; from the coding sequence ATGAAAAAGAGGAGACTTATTGCAGGATTGATGAGCATTTGTATTTGCTTTTTAATGCTGGCCGGGTTGTCTTTCCCTGCCGCAGCACAACCCAAAGGAAAGCCGATCCGGTTAGGGGGCTCTATGTCGATAACGGGTCCTCTGGCGGACAACGCCAAGTGGGTAAAACGGGGTTACGAGTACTGGGCAGAAAGAGTGAACAAATCGGGAGGGCTTTTGGGCCGGCCGGTGGAACTGATCATTTACGATGATGAGGGGAAACCCGACAAGGCGGTCCAACTGCTCGAAAAGGTCATCACCGTGGATAAGGTGGACCTGCTCCTCGGCGGTTATGGCGGGGCTTCCGTGGCTGCCCAGATGCCGGTGGCGGAACGGTATGGCATGGTCTACGTCTCCATGGGCGGCCATATGGCTTCTTTCAGCCAGGGCTTCAAATATTCCTTCAGCGCCACGCCTATGATGGGGGAATGGCTGGGAGAGGCCTTTTACCGGTTTCTGGAAAGCCTGCCGGTGGCCGATAGACCGAAATCCGTGGCCTACATAAAGCTGAACAACCCTATCGGCCGGGCCGGTCAGGCGGTGGATCGCAAATGGGCGGAAAAGCTGGGCATGAAAATCGTCGTGGACGAGTTCTACGACCCGCCATTGTCGAGTGCCGATGCCCTGATCACCAAGGCGAAGGAGCGGAATGCCGAACTGCTCTATTGCACCCAGTTCTTTCCGGATGCCATCTTAACGGTACGCTCGGCCAAAGCCCTGGGCTACAATCCCAAATTCTTCCAGCAGTCGATTGCCGCCACTTCTCCGGCCTGGACCAAGCTGCTCGGCCCGGACGCCAACTATGTCTATCAGGGGGTCATCATCACTAACACCCTCCCGTATCCGGGAATCGTCGAACTGAACAAGCTGGTGAAAGAGAAGTGGGGCGAGCCCGATGCCCCGGAATATTTCCTCTTCGGATACAGTTGGCCTGAAACGCTCCAGCGGGGGGTGGAAGGCGCCAAAAGCCTGAAACAGGATGCCATCCGGGACTATCTGAGGACCCACGAGATCAGCATCCTCTCCGGGAAATTCAAATTTGACGAGAGAGGCTTGCCAGCGCCTTATTCTTATGTGGTGCAGGTCTTGAACGGTCAGACCCAGGTGGTTTATCCCAGCAGCGGAAAGTCAAAGGCCGTCTATCCGAAACCGGCCTGGGGAAAGTAG
- a CDS encoding uroporphyrinogen decarboxylase — MGKTWAEMSAAEKRESRFQTWLSAEDVRFQSPEAETQYKAAVKRFIDVVQMEKTPDRVPVHVFGTFMPAHLYGVTPYEAMYDTDKLISANKRFLIDYQPDYLASPVAIGSGRILEILDYKQYKWPGHGVPETSGYQYAEGEYMRVEDYETLIDDPSNFWARTLIPRALGALEPLKNIPSFTDLWEIIGVSIHMIPFGTPPVQQALKALMEAGDEAMTWIQKVSAFEAEAKAMGFPSCMGGATKAPFDLVADTLRGTRGMMLDMYRKPDRVLKAVEKLTPLAIKQGVNAASASGNPVIFIPLHKGADGFMSDAQFAKFYWPSLKALILGLASEGCVPYLFAEGSYGKRLNYLKELPKGSCFWIFDRTDMATVKETIGDRLCIGGNVPSGMILTGTSDQVKAYCQELIDVAGRGGGYIMAFGTVMDEGKAETVHAMIDFTREYGVYK; from the coding sequence ATGGGAAAGACGTGGGCAGAGATGTCGGCGGCCGAAAAGCGGGAAAGCAGATTTCAGACATGGCTTTCGGCAGAAGATGTCAGGTTTCAAAGCCCTGAAGCTGAAACCCAATACAAGGCGGCAGTAAAGAGGTTCATTGATGTGGTTCAGATGGAAAAGACCCCGGACCGCGTGCCCGTGCATGTGTTCGGCACCTTCATGCCGGCCCATCTATATGGGGTAACACCCTACGAAGCCATGTACGATACGGACAAATTAATCTCGGCCAATAAACGGTTTCTGATAGATTACCAACCGGACTACCTGGCGAGCCCTGTGGCCATCGGGTCGGGCAGGATTCTCGAAATCCTTGATTACAAACAGTATAAATGGCCCGGTCATGGTGTTCCCGAAACCTCAGGTTATCAATACGCTGAAGGCGAATACATGCGCGTCGAAGACTATGAAACCCTGATAGACGACCCATCGAATTTCTGGGCCAGAACGCTGATACCACGCGCCTTAGGGGCCTTGGAACCCCTGAAAAATATCCCTTCCTTTACCGATCTGTGGGAGATAATAGGGGTTTCGATACACATGATTCCCTTTGGCACTCCGCCGGTCCAGCAGGCACTGAAAGCGCTGATGGAAGCCGGGGATGAAGCAATGACCTGGATACAAAAGGTATCGGCTTTCGAAGCAGAAGCTAAAGCCATGGGCTTCCCGTCTTGCATGGGCGGAGCCACGAAAGCACCCTTCGATCTTGTTGCCGATACCTTGAGGGGCACGCGGGGAATGATGCTCGACATGTATAGAAAACCCGACAGGGTATTAAAAGCCGTTGAGAAGCTGACCCCGCTGGCAATCAAACAGGGTGTGAACGCGGCCTCTGCGAGCGGAAATCCCGTGATATTTATCCCCCTGCATAAAGGGGCTGACGGGTTCATGTCCGATGCCCAGTTCGCCAAGTTCTACTGGCCTTCCCTCAAGGCGCTCATTCTCGGACTGGCCTCCGAGGGGTGTGTGCCTTACTTATTCGCCGAAGGATCATACGGCAAGCGGCTCAACTATCTGAAAGAACTGCCCAAGGGCTCCTGTTTCTGGATATTCGACCGGACAGACATGGCAACCGTCAAGGAAACCATCGGGGACAGGCTCTGTATCGGCGGAAACGTTCCTTCAGGCATGATACTAACCGGCACCTCCGATCAGGTGAAAGCGTATTGCCAGGAACTTATCGATGTTGCCGGTAGAGGCGGCGGCTATATCATGGCCTTCGGCACGGTCATGGATGAAGGCAAGGCAGAGACGGTGCACGCCATGATCGATTTCACCAGGGAATACGGCGTGTACAAATAA
- a CDS encoding LUD domain-containing protein, producing the protein MERAEFLRKVRESLGRTNSPPLPLPRWQPPSHLFFEDLEERTRVFRQQATDIGVTVHQVETREEARKGVQRLVSEMGWTGVAAIRVLWWEGLKDYWTDNAATAAFGLDEAQWALAETGTLVIETGGDRRRDVSSLPPAVGFFLPRSKILSRLTDLCQKLNAATAPVPVCITLISGPSQTGDIEGVLTREVHGPGEVHVWVIGDE; encoded by the coding sequence ATGGAACGTGCCGAATTTTTGAGAAAGGTCCGTGAATCCCTGGGGCGGACAAATTCCCCGCCCTTACCGCTCCCGCGGTGGCAGCCGCCTTCCCATCTCTTTTTCGAGGACCTTGAGGAGCGCACCCGGGTTTTCAGACAACAGGCCACTGACATCGGTGTAACGGTCCATCAGGTGGAAACCCGGGAAGAGGCCAGGAAAGGTGTGCAGAGGCTCGTATCGGAAATGGGCTGGACTGGTGTGGCGGCCATTCGGGTCCTTTGGTGGGAGGGTTTGAAAGACTATTGGACCGATAATGCGGCCACAGCCGCTTTCGGTCTTGATGAGGCCCAGTGGGCTCTGGCGGAGACAGGCACCCTGGTGATCGAGACCGGTGGAGATCGCCGGCGGGATGTCTCCAGCCTGCCCCCGGCCGTCGGGTTTTTTCTTCCCCGATCGAAGATTCTGTCCCGCCTCACTGACCTGTGCCAGAAGCTGAATGCAGCGACGGCCCCTGTCCCGGTCTGCATCACCCTGATCAGCGGCCCGAGTCAGACAGGCGACATCGAAGGGGTATTGACCCGGGAGGTCCATGGACCGGGTGAAGTGCATGTCTGGGTTATTGGGGATGAATAA
- a CDS encoding iron-sulfur cluster-binding protein: MGPFDQRVETALGRDFQRQALRRAQDGMRDRRRIATTRFPAWEEWRDRTEAIRAHTVSHLDHYLEQFAAKAEGKGARIFFAATAGEATEYVVQLARQKGVKRVVKGKSMVSEEIGLNEALEQDQVETVETDLGEYIIQLAGDRPFHILGPAIHKNREQIRDLFSRVSGQPVGSDARELTRFARTQLRKKFLAADMGITGANFGVASTGTVVLVTNEGNGRLSSGLPRTHVVIMGMERLVPDWESFDVLLSVLPRSATGQDSTAYVTAITGPKRAEDQDGPEELHVVIVDNGRSRLLGTRYQPVLHCIRCATCLNVCPVYRQIGGHAYGSVYMGPIGAVLTPLIEGLEKWPELPFASSLCGACQEVCPARIPLTDFLADLRQDLVQKGARPESEKLAFQIFGTVMGHPWFYNKALRLVKAVLRFWAKEGQIVKGPGLLKKWSASRNLPAPPKQSFHDWWEEEGRKASGRNEKG, translated from the coding sequence ATGGGTCCTTTTGATCAGAGAGTGGAAACTGCCCTGGGCCGGGATTTCCAGCGGCAAGCCTTGCGCCGGGCCCAGGATGGGATGCGGGATCGAAGGAGGATAGCCACGACCAGGTTTCCCGCCTGGGAAGAATGGCGCGACCGGACGGAAGCCATCCGGGCCCACACCGTAAGTCACCTGGACCATTACCTGGAACAATTCGCCGCCAAGGCCGAGGGAAAAGGGGCCAGGATATTTTTCGCCGCCACAGCCGGCGAGGCGACTGAATATGTCGTGCAGTTAGCCAGACAGAAAGGGGTAAAACGGGTCGTCAAAGGCAAGTCCATGGTCTCTGAGGAAATAGGCCTCAATGAAGCCCTGGAGCAGGACCAGGTTGAAACCGTGGAAACGGACCTGGGAGAATACATCATCCAATTGGCCGGTGACCGACCCTTTCATATCCTCGGCCCGGCCATTCATAAGAACCGGGAGCAGATTCGCGACCTTTTTTCCAGGGTCTCCGGTCAGCCGGTCGGCTCCGATGCCCGGGAGTTGACCCGCTTTGCCCGGACCCAATTGCGCAAGAAATTTCTGGCCGCCGATATGGGAATCACCGGAGCCAATTTCGGTGTGGCCTCAACGGGTACGGTGGTTTTGGTTACCAATGAAGGAAACGGCCGGTTGAGCAGCGGCCTGCCCAGGACCCACGTCGTCATCATGGGTATGGAAAGGCTTGTCCCCGACTGGGAAAGTTTCGATGTCTTGTTGAGTGTCCTGCCCCGGTCGGCCACCGGCCAGGACAGCACCGCTTATGTTACGGCCATTACGGGTCCGAAAAGGGCTGAGGACCAGGATGGGCCAGAGGAGCTTCATGTCGTGATCGTCGATAACGGCCGCTCCCGCCTTCTCGGCACCCGGTATCAGCCGGTGCTTCACTGCATCCGGTGTGCCACCTGTTTAAACGTTTGTCCCGTATACCGTCAGATCGGGGGCCACGCTTATGGATCGGTTTACATGGGCCCCATCGGCGCGGTTTTAACCCCCCTTATCGAAGGCCTGGAGAAGTGGCCGGAACTTCCTTTCGCATCAAGTCTCTGCGGGGCCTGCCAGGAGGTCTGTCCGGCCCGGATTCCGCTGACCGATTTTTTGGCTGATCTACGGCAGGACCTTGTTCAAAAAGGGGCCAGGCCGGAGTCAGAAAAATTGGCTTTTCAAATCTTTGGGACGGTGATGGGACACCCCTGGTTTTACAATAAGGCATTGAGGCTGGTCAAGGCGGTACTCCGTTTTTGGGCGAAAGAGGGCCAGATCGTCAAAGGCCCCGGCCTGTTGAAGAAGTGGTCAGCCAGCCGCAATCTGCCAGCACCGCCAAAACAGAGCTTTCATGACTGGTGGGAAGAAGAGGGTAGAAAAGCCTCCGGCCGGAACGAAAAAGGATAG